One segment of Phragmites australis chromosome 13, lpPhrAust1.1, whole genome shotgun sequence DNA contains the following:
- the LOC133889415 gene encoding putative cyclin-dependent kinase F-2, which yields MAGLYIYGPSLPFPGIAVATTVCLPLRVKADMDVEAEQAASGKTTMPSVSSRLSALCTKIRNLAARGTDTTVRRVGVDCICIAMYNLGDAAARPAGTTTRMRSPRILSTVQFEEECVLGACHNGDVVKVRHRVTGKTFALKTVSLQFEEEEAVLALRVLREACFMAACRGHPSLVGFHGVGRHPSTGRYCLIMEHVGPSLSDVLDSQRRSKPFPEHDVRRIIRQVLSAAKAMHDRGIVHRAINPANVFVGDSGNVVKIGNYGEATSVSETDVAYRTTMAYMAPEALLPALCGDTELVDSWSIGCMMAELLTGEPLFALWDGDDDDDVAGQLYKIFDVLGVPGKRTMRAIKMTRDPDARGIAEEVKQWRARQRRVGKSRNSNRLGEVVHDDVLSDDGFEVLTGLLTCNPKKRLTAAAALQLPWFTDNDDSPAPAVSQVGGPYVVAAVITLAVGVPVTMSA from the exons ATGGCTGGTCTATATATCTATGGACCCTCGCTTCCGTTCCCAGGCATAGCAGTTGCCACCACCGTCTGCCTGCCGTTGCGTGTCAAAGCCGACATGGACGTGGAGGCGGAGCAGGCTGCCTCAGGAAAGACGACCATGCCCAGCGTCAGCTCGCGACTCTCTGCCCTCTGCACCAAGATCCGCAATCTTGCCGCTCGAGGAACAGACACGACGGTCCGGCGCGTCGGTGTTGATTGCATCTGCATCGCTATGTACAATCTGGGCGACGCGGCGGCGCGACCTGCAGGGACGACCACGAGGATGAGGAGTCCCCGGATCCTCAGCACCGTGCAGTTCGAGGAGGAGTGCGTGCTCGGGGCGTGCCACAATGGCGACGTCGTCAAGGTGCGCCACCGCGTGACCGGCAAGACCTTCGCCTTGAAGACCGTATCATTGCagtttgaggaggaggaggccgtccTTGCCCTGCGTGTGCTGCGGGAGGCGTGCTTCATGGCAGCCTGTCGCGGCCatccctccctcgtcggctttcACGGCGTCGGCCGGCACCCGAGCACCGGGCGGTACTGCCTCATCATGGAGCACGTCGGTCCTAGCCTGAGCGACGTTTTGGATAGCCAGCGCCGCAGCAAGCCCTTTCCGGAGCACGACGTGCGCCGCATCATCCGGCAGGTTCTGAGCGCGGCCAAGGCGATGCACGACCGCGGTATCGTCCACCGCGCCATAAACCCTGCTAACGTCTTCGTGGGTGACAGCGGCAACGTAGTAAAGATCGGGAACTACGGGGAGGCCACGTCCGTGTCCGAGACGGACGTGGCGTACAGAACCACGATGGCGTATATGGCGCCCGAGGCATTGCTGCCGGCACTGTGCGGTGATACTGAGCTCGTCGACTCGTGGTCGATCGGCTGCATGATGGCGGAACTCCTCACGGGCGAGCCGCTGTTTGCGTTGTGGGAcggggacgacgacgacgacgtggcGGGCCAGCTCTACAAGATATTCGACGTGCTCGGTGTCCCGGGCAAGAGAACCATGCGGGCCATCAAGATGACCCGGGACCCAGATGCCCGAGGCATTGCTGAAGAGGTGAAGCAATGGAGAGCGCGGCAACGGCGAGTGGGGAAGAGCCGGAACAGCAACCGGCTGGGTGAGGTGGTCCATGATGACGTTCTGTCCGATGACGGGTTCGAGGTCCTCACAGGACTCCTCACGTGCAATCCGAAGAAGAGGCTGACAGCGGCCGCCGCGCTCCAGCTTCCATGGTTCACTGACAACGACGACTCTCCGGCCCCTGCAGTTTCTCAGGTCGGCGGCCCG TACGTTGTTGCCGCCGTCATCACCCTTGCCGTGGGTGTCCCTGTCACCATGTCTGcctga
- the LOC133887951 gene encoding probable aldo-keto reductase 2 yields MAAAPVSVPRMKLGSQGLEVSAQGLGCMGMSAFYGPPKPESDMIALIRHAVAAGVTFLDTSDIYGPHTNEILLGKALQGGVREKVDLATKFGISFADGKQEIRGDPAYVRAACEGSLKRLGVDCVDLYYQHRIDKRVPIEVTIGELKKLVEEGKIKYIGLSEASASTIRRAHAVHPITAVQLEWSLWSRDVEEDIIPTCRELGIGIVAYSPLGRGFFSSGPKLVDSLSEQDFRKHLPRFQPENLNKNAQIFERVNAMATRKGCTPSQLALAWVHHQGNDVCPIPGTTKIENFNQNVGALSVKLTPDEMAELESYAPAGDVQGDRYNQMFGTWKDSETPPLSSWKSELLDSRRR; encoded by the exons ATGGCTGCCGCTCCTGTGTCGGTCCCCCGCATGAAGCTGGGCTCGCAGGGGCTGGAGGTCTCCGCGCAGGGCCTCGGCTGCATGGGCATGTCCGCCTTCTACGGCCCGCCCAAGCCCGAGTCGGACATGATTGCGCTCATCCgccacgccgtcgccgccggcgtcACCTTCCTCGACACCTCCGACATATACGGCCCGCACACCAACGAGATCCTCCTCGGCAAG GCGCTGCAAGGCGGGGTGAGGGAGAAGGTGGATCTGGCCACAAAGTTCGGCATCTCGTTTGCTGACGGCAAACAGGAGATCCGCGGCGACCCGGCGTACGTGCGGGCCGCGTGCGAGGGCAGCCTCAAGCGGCTCGGCGTTGACTGCGTCGACCTATACTACCAGCACCGCATCGACAAGAGGGTGCCCATTGAGGTTACG ATTGGTGAACTCAAGAAGCTGGTTGAAGAAGGAAAGATAAAGTACATCGGATTATCTGAAGCATCTGCATCAACAATCAGAAGAGCTCATGCAGTCCATCCTATAACTGCAGTTCAGCTGGAGTGGTCATTATGGTCCAGAGATGTGGAAGAAGATATAATTCCTACTTGCAG AGAACTTGGAATTGGAATTGTGGCTTACAGTCCACTAGGAAGAGGGTTCTTCTCCAGTGGGCCAAAACTTGTTGATTCACTATCAGAGCAGGACTTCCGCAAG CATCTCCCTAGATTTCAACCAGAGAATCTTAACAAGAATGCCCAGATATTTGAGCGTGTTAACGCAATGGCAACAAGAAAAGGATGCACACCATCACAACTTGCATTGGCTTGGGTTCACCATCAGGGAAACGACGTTTGCCCCATACCTGGCACAACAAAAATTGAGAATTTCAACCAGAATGTGGGGGCACTGTCTGTGAAGCTCACACCAGATGAGATGGCCGAACTAGAGTCGTACGCTCCTGCAGGTGACGTCCAGGGTGACAGATATAATCAAATGTTCGGCACTTGGAAGGATTCTGAGACCCCTCCAttatcgtcttggaaatccGAGTTGTTGGACAGCAGAAGACGCTGA